A single region of the Anaerolineales bacterium genome encodes:
- a CDS encoding FAD-binding oxidoreductase, whose product MPTFSRLTTEHISVLTAFVGAEYASTRQADRTLHARDQSFHPRHTPEIVLSPATTEEVSQIAAYANAQRLAVTAWGAGTSLEGNSIPVCGGILINFGRMNQIITIRPDDFQVDVQPGITRLELNKSLAQHGLFFTPEPGANATIGGMIANNASGIKTIKYGATKDNVLRLEVVKADGEVIHVGSRARKDSSGYDLLHLFVGSEGTLGLITAATLKLFPIPADYSAVMASFSNVGAAIQTVVEIVGAGLEPSALEFLDSETVAALNQDKGLNYAIAPMVIMEFIGGDDTEGLITALEICKANGAQQFTSAQGTTERNKLWEIRHHTYESLLRLHPNLAQKILDVCVPISRYPELVAYAEKTIQEYGLIGYKFGHAGDGNLHINIVHHAENADDYARVEEANALIVRRALALEGTATGEHGVGIGKRQFMVEQHGGALAVMKQIKDVLDPNGILNPGKIFPE is encoded by the coding sequence ATGCCAACCTTTTCTCGCCTGACGACTGAACACATCAGTGTGCTAACGGCATTTGTTGGGGCAGAATATGCCAGTACACGGCAGGCGGATCGTACCCTTCATGCCCGCGATCAGTCCTTTCACCCTCGGCACACCCCAGAGATCGTTCTTTCGCCAGCCACAACAGAGGAAGTCAGCCAGATTGCCGCCTATGCAAACGCCCAGCGCTTAGCGGTTACGGCGTGGGGGGCGGGAACAAGCCTTGAGGGGAATTCGATCCCCGTCTGTGGCGGCATTTTGATCAACTTTGGGCGGATGAATCAGATAATCACCATCCGCCCGGACGATTTTCAGGTGGATGTGCAGCCGGGGATCACCCGCCTTGAGTTAAACAAAAGTCTTGCCCAACATGGCTTATTTTTTACCCCTGAGCCGGGCGCCAACGCCACCATTGGGGGGATGATCGCCAACAATGCCAGCGGGATTAAGACCATTAAATATGGGGCGACAAAGGATAACGTTCTGCGCTTGGAGGTGGTCAAGGCGGATGGGGAGGTGATTCATGTGGGCAGCCGCGCCCGGAAGGATTCCAGCGGCTACGACTTGCTCCACCTTTTTGTTGGCTCGGAAGGGACACTGGGGTTGATTACGGCGGCAACGCTGAAGCTCTTTCCTATTCCGGCAGATTACAGCGCGGTCATGGCGTCTTTCAGCAATGTTGGCGCGGCGATCCAAACGGTGGTGGAAATTGTCGGGGCGGGCTTAGAACCCTCTGCCCTCGAATTTTTGGATTCAGAGACGGTGGCGGCGCTGAACCAAGACAAAGGCTTAAATTATGCCATTGCCCCAATGGTAATCATGGAGTTCATTGGTGGCGATGACACCGAAGGGTTGATTACCGCACTGGAGATTTGCAAAGCGAACGGCGCACAGCAGTTCACCAGTGCGCAAGGGACAACAGAACGCAACAAACTGTGGGAGATTCGCCACCATACCTATGAGTCACTGCTGCGTCTGCACCCCAACCTTGCTCAGAAGATATTGGATGTCTGCGTGCCGATTTCGCGCTACCCTGAATTGGTGGCGTATGCGGAGAAAACCATTCAAGAGTATGGATTGATTGGGTACAAATTTGGTCATGCCGGAGATGGCAACCTCCACATCAATATTGTTCATCATGCAGAGAACGCCGATGATTATGCCCGCGTAGAGGAAGCGAACGCCCTCATTGTGCGGCGGGCGCTGGCGCTGGAGGGGACGGCGACGGGCGAGCATGGCGTTGGGATTGGCAAACGCCAATTCATGGTCGAACAACACGGTGGGGCATTGGCGGTGATGAAACAGATCAAAGATGTGCTTGATCCGAACGGGATTTTAAATCCGGGCAAAATCTTCCCAGAGTGA
- the rplI gene encoding 50S ribosomal protein L9 produces MKVILTQYVYKHGVAGEIVNVADGFARNWLIPRKLALPATKANIEKMAELRAKALENRAVISQQINEASAKMNGLEIVFGMRAGTNNKLYGSITSQMIKEKIQELSGVDINRRRISDRNIRELGRFDVPVRMGDVSPVVHVTVVREEELNDFIARRKAEAAAATESAEAPAEDGEAAAQ; encoded by the coding sequence ATGAAAGTCATTTTGACCCAATATGTCTATAAGCACGGCGTCGCTGGCGAGATCGTCAACGTTGCCGATGGCTTTGCCCGCAACTGGCTGATCCCGCGCAAGCTTGCCCTTCCGGCGACGAAAGCGAACATCGAGAAAATGGCGGAACTTCGTGCCAAAGCCCTTGAAAACCGCGCTGTAATCAGCCAACAGATCAACGAAGCCTCGGCAAAGATGAACGGTTTAGAGATCGTTTTTGGAATGCGTGCCGGCACAAACAACAAGCTCTACGGCTCAATCACCAGCCAGATGATCAAGGAAAAGATTCAAGAACTGAGCGGGGTCGATATTAACCGTCGCCGCATCAGTGACCGCAACATCCGCGAACTGGGGCGGTTCGATGTCCCCGTGCGGATGGGCGATGTCTCGCCAGTGGTTCATGTGACGGTGGTGCGCGAAGAAGAACTGAATGACTTCATCGCTCGCCGTAAGGCAGAAGCCGCCGCCGCCACCGAAAGTGCGGAAGCGCCCGCCGAGGACGGCGAAGCGGCTGCCCAATAA
- a CDS encoding LCP family protein, translating to MIIRRRSALRLSLCLTLCLAFSALFIAHLTPNALSTAAAQAGGTNTLPPPPPTNTKRPSPTPLPPTATLTPTPTATFTPSQTFTPSRTPTPSKTPEPTLVIMGTYETPALTPVTAIPYPIATPVGSGDDVLNILLLGSDTITDGAVARTDVIIVVSVNRTTGTVSMLHFPRDLFVYAPNDTMRKINTIVNEGNRRFGAGEGIKMMKETMRYNFGLRIDFYARVDFVKFQALIFKLGGLNISVDCAVQGNRLKSPELDYTLPESYEVYTLNIGMHTLDPYMALWYVRARGSSSDIDRGRRQMEVLRAIWRQARTTGLVEQATVLLPELLNILDTDMTAGDILGLVPLALSIDPANVQRLSLVQNVHMTEWYTTGEGSFAWIPNQEAIHTIIQNLILPPRNRMSGESPVVEIAAGLAYKGYDQVAADRLSWEGFRVRMLGSEGFANRSDTVIFDYTGGAKPQSLEALRKALRVSKELVIDQPDPNATADFRVEMGRSYGTSCFYGLPN from the coding sequence ATGATCATCCGACGCCGTTCCGCGCTCAGGCTGAGCCTGTGCTTAACCCTGTGCCTCGCTTTCAGCGCTCTGTTTATAGCGCACCTAACGCCAAACGCGCTTTCCACCGCCGCCGCCCAAGCGGGGGGGACGAACACCCTGCCGCCACCGCCGCCCACAAACACAAAACGCCCTAGCCCAACGCCGCTGCCCCCAACGGCAACGCTGACCCCCACCCCAACGGCAACCTTCACCCCCTCACAAACGTTCACCCCCTCTCGGACGCCAACACCCTCCAAGACGCCCGAACCAACGTTGGTGATCATGGGGACGTATGAAACCCCCGCCCTAACGCCCGTCACGGCGATTCCCTACCCGATAGCGACGCCTGTCGGCAGCGGTGACGATGTGCTGAACATCCTCCTTTTGGGGAGTGACACAATCACCGATGGGGCGGTGGCGCGGACGGATGTAATCATCGTCGTCTCGGTCAACCGCACAACGGGGACGGTTTCGATGCTCCATTTCCCCCGTGATCTCTTTGTCTATGCCCCCAACGACACGATGCGCAAAATCAATACGATTGTCAACGAGGGCAACCGGCGCTTTGGGGCGGGCGAAGGAATCAAGATGATGAAAGAGACGATGCGCTATAACTTTGGGCTGCGTATCGATTTTTACGCCCGCGTGGACTTTGTGAAGTTTCAAGCGCTCATCTTCAAACTCGGCGGGCTGAACATCTCCGTCGATTGTGCTGTACAGGGCAACCGCCTGAAATCGCCCGAACTCGATTACACCCTCCCCGAAAGCTACGAGGTCTATACGCTCAATATCGGGATGCACACGCTTGATCCCTACATGGCGCTGTGGTATGTTCGGGCGCGGGGCAGCAGCAGCGATATTGACCGAGGGCGGCGGCAGATGGAGGTGTTGCGGGCGATCTGGCGGCAGGCGCGGACAACGGGCTTGGTAGAACAGGCAACCGTCCTCTTGCCCGAACTGCTGAACATCCTTGATACGGATATGACCGCTGGCGACATCCTCGGACTTGTCCCTTTGGCGCTCTCCATCGATCCGGCAAACGTGCAGCGCCTCTCCCTCGTCCAGAATGTCCATATGACAGAATGGTATACCACAGGCGAAGGCTCCTTCGCGTGGATTCCCAACCAAGAGGCGATCCACACGATCATCCAAAACTTGATTCTCCCGCCGCGCAACCGCATGAGCGGCGAAAGCCCCGTTGTGGAGATTGCCGCCGGGTTAGCTTACAAGGGCTACGATCAAGTGGCGGCGGATCGTCTCTCGTGGGAGGGGTTTCGGGTACGGATGTTGGGATCGGAAGGCTTTGCCAACCGCAGCGACACAGTGATTTTTGACTACACCGGCGGGGCGAAGCCGCAAAGTTTGGAGGCGCTCCGTAAGGCGCTGCGTGTCTCAAAGGAACTCGTCATCGATCAGCCCGATCCGAACGCAACCGCCGATTTTCGGGTGGAGATGGGGCGCAGTTACGGCACATCGTGTTTCTACGGGCTGCCGAATTAG
- the hisS gene encoding histidine--tRNA ligase translates to MQRITARLPSGMRDFLPLQMIRRQYVISTIAAVFESFGYEPFQTPVMELKEVLQGKYGADAERLIYYAGHPGGEEELALRYDLTVPLARAFAQHENDLRLPFRRYQIAPVWRGETPQRGRYREFLQCDADIVGIGTMDADAEIIGIVDMAMSRLGFPDYAIKINNRKLLTGIGHYAGLEGDALANLYRSIDKADKIGLEGVQADLLKQGISAEVAAKIIAILKEARPGELLGIGIGLRKIAALREQLAGYPSAEEGLADLTTLFELLQTTGAADAVVEFDPSMVRGLSYYTSTICETVLMSGDSEERVGSVSGGGRYDDLIGLFRKESLPTVGISLGIERLIYLMDKRNLYPAHLNSTIVQVMVAVFPDTRRESAALAMELRRAGLRVELYLGGKAKLGDQFTYAAKKGIPLVALMGSSELNGGMVKLKNLATKEEMTVSRTECPDEIRRHIV, encoded by the coding sequence GTGCAACGGATCACCGCTCGCCTTCCTTCAGGAATGCGTGATTTTTTACCCTTACAAATGATACGGCGACAGTATGTTATCTCAACAATTGCCGCTGTTTTTGAATCGTTTGGCTATGAACCTTTTCAGACCCCCGTCATGGAACTCAAAGAGGTTCTTCAGGGGAAGTACGGGGCAGACGCCGAACGATTGATTTACTACGCCGGGCACCCCGGTGGCGAGGAAGAACTTGCCCTTCGTTACGATCTAACCGTACCACTTGCCCGTGCCTTTGCCCAACACGAGAACGATTTACGCCTTCCCTTCCGGCGTTACCAAATCGCCCCCGTCTGGCGTGGCGAAACGCCTCAACGGGGAAGGTATCGGGAGTTCCTCCAATGTGATGCTGACATTGTTGGCATAGGGACGATGGATGCCGATGCGGAAATTATCGGTATTGTTGATATGGCGATGTCTCGCTTGGGATTTCCCGATTATGCAATCAAAATAAATAATCGGAAACTTCTCACAGGGATAGGTCACTACGCTGGCTTAGAGGGCGACGCCCTCGCCAATTTGTATCGATCTATCGATAAAGCCGACAAAATTGGGCTGGAGGGCGTTCAGGCAGATCTCTTAAAACAAGGCATTTCGGCAGAGGTTGCCGCGAAAATCATCGCCATCTTGAAGGAAGCCCGTCCGGGTGAACTGCTTGGGATTGGTATTGGCTTGCGGAAAATCGCTGCGCTCCGCGAACAACTGGCGGGGTATCCAAGCGCCGAGGAAGGGTTGGCAGACCTTACAACGCTGTTTGAACTGTTGCAAACAACAGGCGCTGCCGATGCCGTTGTGGAGTTTGATCCGTCTATGGTACGGGGCTTAAGCTATTACACCTCGACCATTTGTGAAACTGTTCTCATGTCGGGCGATAGCGAAGAACGTGTAGGAAGTGTGAGTGGTGGAGGTCGGTACGATGATTTGATTGGTTTGTTTCGCAAGGAATCGCTCCCCACAGTGGGAATCAGCCTCGGCATTGAACGCCTCATTTACCTCATGGATAAACGCAATTTGTATCCAGCGCACCTGAACAGCACCATTGTGCAGGTCATGGTGGCTGTGTTTCCCGACACCCGTAGAGAGTCAGCGGCACTTGCCATGGAACTGCGCCGTGCTGGATTGCGTGTCGAACTCTACCTTGGCGGCAAGGCAAAACTAGGCGACCAGTTCACCTATGCGGCGAAAAAAGGGATTCCCCTTGTGGCGCTCATGGGCAGCAGCGAGCTAAACGGAGGGATGGTCAAACTAAAAAACCTCGCCACCAAAGAAGAAATGACCGTCTCCCGCACAGAATGCCCGGACGAAATTCGTCGTCATATCGTCTAA
- a CDS encoding Mrp/NBP35 family ATP-binding protein, with product MSDTNHTLRERAMKALSTVIEPELHKDIVSLNMVRNLEIRDGIAHFTIMLTTPACPLKDVMYKASEVALKKVPGISGLEVKWDAEVPKDKRVHGLIPMRNVIAVGSGKGGVGKTTVSVNLAVSLAKEGARVGLMDADILTPNVPIMLGLTSGRPMVQDGKILPFDVYGIKAISMGFMIEPEKAMVWRGPMLNSAIRQFFNDVLWGDDIDYMIVDLPPGTGDAPLSLAQAVPLTGAVIVSQPQDVATGDAVRSISMYEQLNVPILGIIENMAGDLFGSGGGEALAKRKNLPFLGRVPLDVEVRKGGDLGRPVVVSHPDSASAQAFRDIARATAARISVQQMLHADVIPLNIIG from the coding sequence ATGAGCGACACCAACCACACATTGCGCGAACGGGCAATGAAAGCCCTTAGCACCGTTATCGAGCCAGAACTGCACAAAGATATTGTCAGCCTAAATATGGTGCGCAACCTAGAGATCAGAGATGGCATTGCCCATTTTACGATCATGCTGACAACGCCTGCCTGTCCGTTGAAGGATGTCATGTATAAAGCCTCCGAAGTTGCTCTTAAAAAAGTCCCCGGCATCAGCGGCTTAGAGGTGAAATGGGACGCCGAAGTGCCGAAAGATAAGCGCGTTCACGGTTTGATCCCCATGCGCAATGTGATTGCTGTTGGCAGTGGCAAAGGGGGCGTCGGCAAAACAACCGTCAGTGTCAACCTTGCCGTTTCGTTGGCAAAGGAAGGGGCGCGGGTCGGCTTGATGGATGCCGATATTCTGACGCCCAACGTCCCCATTATGTTGGGGCTGACCTCTGGGCGTCCGATGGTGCAGGATGGAAAAATCCTCCCCTTCGATGTCTATGGCATCAAGGCGATCAGCATGGGCTTCATGATTGAGCCGGAAAAAGCGATGGTATGGCGCGGACCGATGCTTAACAGCGCCATTCGCCAATTCTTTAACGACGTTCTATGGGGCGATGATATTGATTATATGATTGTCGATTTGCCCCCCGGCACGGGCGATGCCCCGCTCAGCTTGGCGCAGGCTGTCCCCCTGACGGGCGCGGTAATCGTCTCCCAACCGCAGGATGTGGCGACGGGCGATGCCGTCCGCAGCATCAGCATGTACGAGCAGCTAAACGTACCCATCCTCGGCATTATAGAGAATATGGCGGGCGATCTCTTTGGATCAGGCGGCGGCGAGGCGCTGGCAAAACGGAAAAACCTCCCCTTCTTGGGGCGTGTTCCTCTCGATGTAGAGGTGCGGAAAGGGGGTGATTTAGGGCGTCCGGTGGTCGTCTCTCACCCTGATTCGGCAAGTGCGCAAGCGTTCCGCGATATTGCCCGCGCCACCGCTGCGCGGATCAGCGTCCAGCAGATGCTCCATGCCGATGTGATTCCCTTGAATATCATCGGCTAA
- a CDS encoding DUF2344 domain-containing protein, with translation MTEVTRLRLRITFHKEGALKYIGHLDLAKIWERVLRRAQIHLAYSQGFNARPKMQFASPLSLGCTSEAELIDVWLEGGSLTPEEITAIAQKLATVSPVGLVIRRTESVPERTPALPTLVRRAHYTATLEAPQPDLTLRVSTLMAQPTILRTRKEKTYDLRPLIVALHAVDDRHLTMILAAQEHAGVGRPDEVLEALGFDPLSAALHRTALELDTSLTTLSPSPALEQE, from the coding sequence GTGACCGAAGTAACCCGTCTCCGTTTACGGATTACCTTCCATAAGGAAGGTGCGCTCAAGTATATTGGGCATTTAGATTTAGCGAAAATTTGGGAGCGCGTCCTACGGCGGGCGCAAATCCACCTTGCCTATTCACAAGGGTTTAATGCCCGTCCCAAGATGCAGTTTGCCTCCCCACTGTCATTGGGCTGCACCAGTGAAGCAGAACTGATCGATGTCTGGTTAGAGGGGGGTAGCCTCACCCCAGAGGAAATCACCGCCATTGCCCAGAAATTGGCTACCGTTAGCCCTGTTGGGTTGGTCATTCGCCGCACCGAAAGCGTCCCAGAGCGAACGCCAGCGCTCCCTACACTGGTGCGACGGGCGCATTACACGGCAACCCTCGAAGCACCGCAGCCCGATCTTACTTTGCGAGTTAGCACGCTCATGGCGCAACCCACCATCCTCCGCACTCGGAAGGAAAAGACTTATGATCTGCGCCCCTTGATTGTTGCCCTTCACGCCGTCGATGATCGCCACCTGACGATGATCTTGGCGGCGCAGGAACACGCCGGCGTCGGGCGTCCTGATGAGGTGTTGGAAGCGTTGGGGTTTGATCCGTTGTCGGCAGCGCTGCACCGCACGGCATTGGAACTGGACACCAGCCTTACCACCCTCAGCCCCTCTCCGGCGTTAGAGCAAGAATGA
- a CDS encoding molybdopterin-dependent oxidoreductase, with protein MAEIHLTLNNEAVTWRVQPNETLLSALRRQPLYSVKHGCETGECGACVVLIEGKPTPTCITLAAAAAGKRITTLESFGVKGSEMTPLHEAFVETGAIQCGYCTPAQILCAHALLQENRTPNEGEVREAIAGVLCRCTGYVKPVQAILRAAATMRGESVPPVNDEVDVDRVFSAPPGLFTPRAGDIPSGEGFEGGGDLQTRIKPIVVAPAEGKPTSIVGKPEPKVDGVKLAMGRPVFTDDVEMRGMLYGALLTSPHAHARITHIETSKAKAIPGVHAVLTYKDVRRVIYASGGQSYPNPPPYDQVSLDHKVRHVGDRVAVVAAESPELCQQALDAIEVEWEVLPAVFDPEESFRVGAPLIHDEPDAIGIKDAARNLVCQVHAVVGDEPSAWAAADYILEGEYRVHQVQQSSIEPHICITYWDEDERLVIRTSTQVPFHVRRMVAPLIGLPVARIRVIKPRIGGGFGGKQEMLIEDLCAHLTLATGRPVRFEYSRAQEFTSARSRHPQILRYKSGVTKDGLLTGQELYILGNTGAYGTHGLTVQTVSGLRGLSTYKAPYLKFECDVVYTNIPTPGAYRGYGAPQSLFALEIHMEQIAERLGMDVLEFKAKNWVRVGDPLLLAQALGEGREGFAQTVLTSALAECVNLGAKAIDWHAKRRNPGEGAIKRGVGMAVCMHGTAIAGLDMGAASIKMNDDGSFNVLVGATDLGTGSDTVIAQIVAETLGVPLSKVIMYSSDTDMTPFDTGAYASSTTYISGGAAMRAAEQVRGQIQKVAAKMLNAADPESLWLADERVYAPGGSSVTLEQVALRSLHQDEQHQIMGTASHMSYASPPPFAAQFVEVEVDTRTGQVTVTQLVFAVDCGIAINPITAAGQVEGGMTQALGYGHCEEMIYDGKGVPLATRFGDYHVYQADEMPDTRVIFVETYEPTGPYGAKAVAEIPKDGVAPALASAIRDAVGVWIHDIPFTPEKVWRAINGTR; from the coding sequence ATGGCTGAAATTCACCTTACCCTGAATAACGAAGCGGTCACTTGGCGAGTCCAACCCAACGAGACGCTGCTCAGCGCCCTTCGCCGCCAGCCGCTCTACAGTGTCAAACACGGCTGCGAGACAGGCGAGTGTGGGGCGTGCGTCGTCCTCATTGAGGGCAAGCCAACGCCCACCTGCATCACCCTTGCCGCCGCTGCCGCCGGAAAACGGATCACGACTCTTGAATCGTTCGGGGTGAAGGGTAGCGAGATGACACCCCTCCACGAGGCGTTTGTCGAGACGGGGGCGATCCAATGTGGGTACTGCACCCCTGCCCAAATCCTTTGCGCCCATGCTCTTTTGCAAGAAAACCGAACGCCCAATGAGGGCGAGGTGCGCGAGGCGATTGCCGGTGTGCTGTGCCGCTGTACGGGGTATGTCAAGCCCGTTCAGGCAATCCTGCGGGCTGCTGCTACCATGCGCGGTGAGAGCGTCCCACCTGTAAATGACGAAGTGGATGTGGATCGCGTGTTCAGTGCACCGCCTGGGTTGTTCACTCCCCGCGCCGGCGATATCCCCTCTGGTGAGGGGTTCGAGGGGGGAGGCGACCTGCAAACCCGCATCAAACCGATTGTTGTCGCTCCGGCAGAGGGAAAACCAACGAGCATTGTCGGGAAACCGGAACCGAAGGTCGATGGGGTGAAATTGGCGATGGGGCGCCCTGTCTTTACCGACGATGTAGAGATGCGCGGGATGCTCTATGGGGCGCTGCTGACCAGCCCGCACGCGCACGCCCGCATCACTCATATTGAGACAAGCAAGGCGAAAGCGATTCCCGGCGTTCATGCCGTCCTCACCTACAAAGACGTGCGGCGAGTCATTTATGCCAGCGGCGGACAGAGCTACCCCAACCCGCCTCCCTATGATCAGGTCAGTTTGGATCACAAGGTGCGGCATGTTGGGGATCGGGTGGCAGTGGTCGCCGCCGAGTCGCCGGAATTATGCCAGCAGGCACTTGACGCCATTGAGGTGGAATGGGAAGTTCTGCCAGCGGTCTTTGACCCCGAAGAGTCCTTCCGGGTAGGAGCGCCGCTGATCCATGACGAGCCGGACGCGATTGGGATCAAAGACGCCGCACGGAATCTCGTATGTCAGGTTCATGCCGTTGTCGGTGATGAGCCAAGCGCATGGGCTGCCGCCGATTACATTCTGGAAGGGGAATACCGCGTTCATCAGGTGCAGCAGAGTTCGATTGAGCCGCATATTTGCATCACCTATTGGGACGAGGACGAACGCTTGGTGATCCGCACGAGTACGCAAGTTCCCTTTCATGTGCGGCGGATGGTTGCCCCGCTGATTGGCTTGCCCGTCGCCCGTATTCGGGTGATCAAGCCGCGTATTGGGGGGGGGTTTGGCGGCAAGCAAGAGATGCTGATCGAAGACCTATGCGCCCATCTGACGCTGGCAACGGGGCGTCCGGTGCGCTTTGAATACAGCCGCGCCCAAGAATTCACCAGCGCTCGCAGCCGCCACCCGCAAATCCTCCGCTACAAATCGGGGGTGACGAAAGATGGGCTGCTGACCGGTCAGGAACTTTACATCTTGGGGAATACGGGGGCGTATGGGACGCACGGGCTGACTGTACAGACTGTCTCCGGGCTGCGGGGGCTTTCCACCTACAAAGCGCCCTACCTAAAATTTGAATGTGATGTCGTCTACACGAACATCCCCACGCCTGGGGCATATCGCGGCTATGGTGCGCCGCAGTCCCTCTTTGCCCTCGAAATTCACATGGAGCAGATTGCCGAACGGTTGGGGATGGATGTCCTTGAATTCAAAGCGAAGAATTGGGTGCGGGTGGGCGATCCGCTGCTTTTGGCGCAGGCGCTTGGCGAGGGACGCGAAGGGTTTGCCCAGACCGTCCTCACCTCGGCATTAGCGGAATGTGTCAATTTGGGAGCAAAGGCGATTGACTGGCACGCCAAACGCCGCAACCCGGGTGAGGGGGCGATCAAGCGCGGGGTGGGGATGGCAGTCTGTATGCATGGGACGGCGATTGCCGGACTGGATATGGGCGCGGCGAGCATCAAGATGAACGATGATGGATCGTTCAATGTCCTTGTGGGAGCAACCGATCTCGGCACGGGGTCGGACACGGTGATCGCCCAGATCGTCGCTGAGACATTGGGCGTCCCACTCAGCAAGGTGATTATGTATTCGAGTGATACGGACATGACGCCTTTTGATACGGGGGCATATGCCAGCAGCACGACCTACATCAGCGGTGGGGCGGCAATGCGGGCGGCGGAACAGGTTCGGGGGCAAATTCAAAAGGTAGCGGCAAAGATGCTCAACGCCGCCGATCCAGAGTCACTGTGGTTGGCGGATGAGCGCGTCTATGCGCCGGGTGGCTCAAGCGTGACGCTGGAACAGGTTGCCTTGCGCTCGCTTCATCAGGATGAGCAGCACCAGATCATGGGGACGGCAAGCCATATGTCGTATGCCTCGCCGCCGCCCTTTGCCGCCCAGTTTGTCGAGGTCGAGGTGGACACCCGAACGGGGCAAGTGACGGTGACGCAGCTTGTCTTTGCCGTTGATTGTGGGATCGCCATCAACCCGATCACCGCTGCCGGGCAGGTGGAAGGGGGCATGACACAGGCGCTTGGCTACGGGCATTGCGAAGAAATGATCTACGACGGAAAGGGCGTCCCGCTGGCGACACGCTTTGGGGATTATCACGTATACCAGGCAGACGAAATGCCCGATACCCGCGTGATCTTTGTGGAAACCTACGAGCCGACGGGTCCGTATGGGGCGAAGGCGGTGGCGGAAATCCCCAAAGATGGCGTTGCTCCGGCATTGGCAAGCGCGATTCGTGACGCAGTGGGGGTGTGGATTCATGATATTCCGTTCACCCCAGAAAAGGTGTGGCGGGCGATCAACGGGACGCGCTGA
- a CDS encoding DUF4115 domain-containing protein — MSDILSIGTELKIAREGRTLSLRQVEQKIHIRAKFLEALENGQLDLLPASVQTRGFLRSYAKFLGYDGDLFVQRWDEAVMGQSRRRRAVRVDTGYTPALPPQRTGATGAIRVTGSYAAYGSTEKPRRSLLVLVGIGLIAAALFGGIVVAAVLALNNANRPDAGILGQVPTLPPTPTLTPDPITLTPQPPTPTPAPDAPPIKGATFEDVSLQLTILARTWLRVTVDGVVVYQGMPAPNTVLQYKGRTVTIRAANAIGLRAVVNGQDLGILGVRGQIVEETFTPNAPLGEAPPALPTSVAPATPAGTPTFDPAARG; from the coding sequence ATGTCCGATATTCTCAGCATCGGCACGGAACTCAAAATTGCACGGGAAGGGCGTACCCTCTCACTCCGTCAGGTTGAGCAGAAGATTCATATTCGTGCCAAATTTTTGGAGGCGTTGGAGAACGGTCAGCTTGACCTGCTGCCAGCGTCCGTCCAAACGCGGGGCTTCCTCCGCAGCTACGCAAAGTTCCTCGGCTATGATGGCGATCTGTTCGTCCAGCGTTGGGATGAAGCGGTCATGGGGCAATCCCGCCGCCGCCGCGCTGTGCGCGTCGATACGGGCTACACCCCCGCCCTCCCCCCACAGCGCACGGGGGCAACCGGCGCGATCCGCGTCACGGGCAGCTATGCCGCTTACGGCAGCACAGAGAAACCACGCCGCAGCCTTCTTGTGCTGGTGGGAATCGGGCTGATTGCCGCCGCCTTGTTTGGGGGTATTGTCGTTGCCGCCGTCCTTGCCCTAAATAACGCCAACCGCCCCGATGCGGGCATTTTGGGGCAAGTGCCAACGCTCCCGCCCACCCCGACGCTCACCCCTGACCCCATCACCCTGACGCCTCAACCGCCTACCCCCACCCCCGCCCCCGACGCCCCGCCGATCAAAGGGGCAACCTTTGAGGATGTCTCGCTTCAGTTGACGATCCTCGCCCGAACGTGGCTGCGGGTGACAGTCGATGGGGTGGTTGTTTATCAGGGGATGCCCGCCCCGAATACCGTGCTGCAATACAAAGGGCGAACCGTGACCATTCGGGCGGCAAATGCCATTGGCTTACGCGCCGTCGTCAATGGGCAAGACCTTGGTATTTTGGGCGTGCGCGGGCAGATTGTAGAGGAAACCTTCACCCCCAACGCCCCGCTTGGCGAAGCGCCGCCAGCCCTCCCCACTTCAGTCGCGCCCGCCACGCCAGCAGGGACACCCACCTTTGACCCCGCAGCGCGGGGGTAG